A genomic window from Vitis riparia cultivar Riparia Gloire de Montpellier isolate 1030 chromosome 16, EGFV_Vit.rip_1.0, whole genome shotgun sequence includes:
- the LOC117933804 gene encoding receptor-like serine/threonine-protein kinase At4g25390: MADSLPPPFPVPSPPPSASPTTQFHPSPHHGAPPPSRLLTPVAGVLAGFSFLLCLVVFFRKLWRKRTVPADAKPPYRYSYSVLRHATSSFSAANRLGQGGFGSVYRGTLKSGKEIAVKVMDSGSLQGEREFQNELFFGGRIDSNYIVPVIGFSSDRRRQRMILVYELMSNGNLQDALLDRKCSELMDWKKRFEIAMDVAKGIEYLHSLDPPAIHGDIKPSNILLDRCFSAKIGDFGLAKSKSEDQVVVVVVDDAIKMNGREEAKKKELVSCGGGAVDDNASVVEDTESVATGFEEMSVNVEQSPESFAVDAVASSPGSETFDRVSVESVGGKRKKNMIGKDGWPRQDNGATEVGSVKDYVREWMGMELRKESPNDHWIGASSSGANLDKLEKKKEKSWKKEKRRPAREWWKEEFCEELARKKKKKMKRQKGRDKDFGGENWWPTDDDMHVDRKKKSKRSSRGGSKGSVDWWLDGLSGELWRARRNSHDSASGEIPKSGGISSTPSMRGTMCYVAPEYGGGGDVSEKCDVYSFGVLLLVVIAGRRPLQVTASPMAEFQRANLISWARNLARAGKLINLVDQSIQSLDREQALLCIMVALICLQKSPARRPSMKEVVGMLSGDSEPPKLPFEFSPSPPSRFPFKSQKKVR, encoded by the coding sequence ATGGCAGATAGCCTGCCTCCGCCATTCCCAGTTCCATCTCCACCGCCATCGGCGTCTCCCACCACCCAATTCCACCCCTCTCCCCACCACGGTGCCCCGCCCCCATCTCGCCTCCTTACTCCGGTAGCTGGCGTTCTCGCCGGCTTCTCTTTCCTCCTCTGCCTGGTTGTTTTCTTCAGGAAACTCTGGCGGAAACGCACCGTTCCCGCCGATGCCAAGCCGCCGTACCGCTACTCCTACTCTGTCCTTCGCCATGCTACGTCGTCGTTCTCAGCCGCCAACCGCCTCGGCCAGGGAGGGTTCGGCTCCGTCTATCGTGGCACCCTCAAGTCAGGGAAAGAAATCGCCGTCAAGGTAATGGACTCCGGCTCTCTCCAAGGAGAGCGAGAGTTCCAGAACGAGCTCTTCTTCGGTGGCAGGATCGACTCAAATTACATTGTGCCGGTCATCGGCTTCTCCTCTGACCGGCGGCGTCAGAGAATGATTCTCGTCTATGAGTTGATGAGTAACGGAAACTTGCAAGATGCTTTGCTGGATCGCAAGTGCTCGGAGCTGATGGACTGGAAGAAAAGGTTTGAAATTGCTATGGATGTCGCCAAAGGAATTGAATATCTTCACAGCTTGGACCCGCCCGCGATTCACGGCGATATTAAGCCTAGTAACATACTATTAGATCGGTGCTTCTCGGCGAAAATCGGCGATTTTGGTCTGGCAAAGTCGAAATCGGAGGAtcaggtggtggtggtggtggtggatgATGCAATAAAGATGAACGGCAGAGAGGAGGCGAAGAAGAAGGAATTAGTGAGCTGTGGTGgaggtgcagtggatgataatGCGTCGGTGGTGGAGGATACAGAGAGCGTGGCAACGGGGTTCGAGGAGATGAGTGTGAATGTGGAGCAGTCGCCAGAGAGCTTCGCCGTGGATGCAGTGGCATCGTCTCCGGGATCAGAGACTTTTGATAGGGTTAGTGTTGAGAGTGTCGGgggaaagaggaagaagaacaTGATCGGGAAGGATGGGTGGCCGCGGCAGGATAATGGGGCGACGGAAGTGGGTTCTGTAAAGGACTATGTGAGAGAATGGATGGGAATGGAGCTAAGAAAGGAAAGTCCCAATGACCACTGGATTGGGGCATCTTCTAGTGGTGCTAATTTGGACAAGttagagaaaaagaaggaaaagagttggaagaaggagaagaggaGGCCGGCCAGGGAGTGGTGGAAGGAGGAATTTTGTGAGGAGCTTGctaggaaaaagaagaagaagatgaagcgCCAAAAGGGGAGGGATAAGGACTTTGGGGGAGAAAATTGGTGGCCGACAGATGATGATATGCATGTAGATAGGAAGAAGAAGAGTAAGAGGAGCAGCAGAGGTGGGAGTAAGGGTAGTGTGGATTGGTGGTTGGATGGGCTGAGTGGTGAGCTTTGGAGAGCTCGGCGCAACAGCCATGATTCGGCCAGTGGGGAAATTCCAAAGAGTGGTGGTATAAGCAGCACGCCGAGCATGAGGGGAACGATGTGTTATGTTGCTCCTGAGTATGGTGGTGGTGGAGACGTGTCGGAGAAGTGTGATGTGTATAGCTTTGGGGTTCTGCTGCTGGTTGTCATTGCTGGCCGACGGCCACTTCAGGTGACCGCCTCACCCATGGCGGAATTTCAAAGGGCAAATCTTATATCTTGGGCTCGGAACCTTGCCCGTGCTGGGAAGCTTATTAATCTGGTTGATCAATCTATTCAGTCTTTGGACCGAGAACAAGCTCTCTTATGCATCATGGTTGCCCTCATCTGCCTCCAGAAATCACCTGCCCGGCGTCCTTCCATGAAAGAAGTTGTGGGCATGCTTTCAGGTGATTCAGAGCCTCCCAAGCTACCATTTGAATTTTCCCCTTCACCTCCCTCCCGCTTTCCCTTCAAGTCCCAAAAGAAAGTTCGGTGA